A genome region from Dickeya dadantii NCPPB 898 includes the following:
- the hyfB gene encoding hydrogenase 4 subunit B, translating to MMTPLQLFTPLQWLGLSLALYLAGALLSLCLCRRESLAIRLSGLCALAGGCAGALAAAPVLLGGGVLTAVFDGPFDAFAHLTLRFDTLAAFMTLVISLLVAVSALYSLAYLEEYRGRGAWAMGFFMNLFVASMVALVVVDNAFYFIVLFEVMSLSSYFLVIADQDEEAVGAGLLYFLIAHAGSVLIMIAFFLLYRHSSSLDFVDFRHAGLSAPQASVVFLLAFFGFGAKAGMLPLHGWLPRAHPAAPSHASALMSGVMVKIGVFGIIKVGVDLLGATETWWGVVVLAFGAVSSVLGVLYALAEHDIKRLLAYHTVENIGIILMGVGVGMIGIATHHPLLALLGLLGGLYHLLNHAVFKGLLFLGAGAVIYRVHTKDMEKMGGLSRLMPRTALAFLVGCMAISALPPLNGFVSEWFTYQSLFTLSHDGSIGLRLAAPIAIVMLAITGALAAMCFVKVYGISFCGAPRSEKAAHAREVPWPMTLAMLLLALLCVLLGVGASVVVPVMTRIAADLAHTPEVMMAAGLGVFPGDHLQTRLNTPLIFILLLALPLLPLMLYSLLRGPRLGFRHKGTPWACGYGYESAMSASAGSFTQPLRVMFAPLYRVRKTLDPAPAMQQALEKTTQAAARVEPVWDDHVVMPVVSGVQHISRAVQWIQHGDFRVYCLYVVAALVALLLATLA from the coding sequence ATGATGACGCCACTGCAATTGTTCACGCCACTGCAATGGCTGGGCCTGTCGCTAGCGCTGTATCTGGCCGGCGCGCTGCTTTCGTTATGTCTGTGCCGCCGGGAATCGCTGGCGATTCGCCTGAGCGGGCTGTGCGCGCTGGCGGGCGGCTGCGCCGGTGCGCTGGCGGCGGCTCCCGTCCTGCTCGGCGGCGGCGTGCTGACCGCCGTGTTCGACGGGCCGTTTGACGCCTTCGCACACCTGACGCTGCGCTTCGATACCCTGGCCGCGTTCATGACGCTGGTGATTTCGCTGCTGGTGGCGGTATCCGCCCTGTATTCACTGGCTTATCTGGAGGAGTACCGCGGGCGCGGCGCCTGGGCGATGGGGTTCTTCATGAACCTGTTTGTCGCCTCTATGGTGGCGCTGGTGGTGGTGGACAACGCCTTCTACTTCATTGTGTTGTTCGAAGTGATGTCGCTCAGCTCCTACTTCCTGGTCATCGCCGATCAGGATGAAGAGGCGGTCGGTGCCGGGCTGCTGTATTTCCTGATCGCCCATGCCGGTTCGGTGCTGATCATGATTGCCTTCTTCCTGCTCTATCGCCACAGCAGCAGCCTCGACTTCGTCGATTTCCGCCACGCCGGGTTGTCGGCACCGCAGGCCTCGGTGGTGTTCCTGCTGGCGTTCTTCGGCTTCGGCGCCAAAGCCGGGATGCTGCCGTTGCACGGCTGGCTGCCCCGCGCGCACCCGGCCGCGCCGTCGCACGCCTCGGCGCTGATGTCGGGCGTGATGGTGAAGATCGGCGTATTCGGCATCATCAAAGTCGGTGTTGATTTGCTGGGCGCCACCGAAACCTGGTGGGGCGTGGTGGTGCTGGCGTTCGGCGCGGTGTCGTCGGTGCTGGGGGTGCTGTACGCGCTGGCCGAGCACGACATCAAACGCCTGCTGGCGTACCACACGGTGGAGAACATCGGCATCATTCTGATGGGGGTCGGCGTCGGCATGATCGGCATCGCCACCCATCATCCGCTGCTGGCGCTGCTCGGCCTGCTGGGCGGGCTGTATCACCTGCTCAACCACGCGGTGTTCAAGGGGTTGCTGTTTCTCGGCGCCGGCGCGGTGATCTACCGCGTCCACACCAAAGACATGGAAAAAATGGGCGGACTGTCACGGCTGATGCCGCGTACCGCGCTGGCGTTTCTGGTCGGGTGTATGGCGATCTCCGCCCTGCCGCCGCTCAACGGTTTCGTCAGCGAATGGTTTACCTACCAGTCGCTGTTCACCCTCAGCCATGACGGCAGCATCGGCCTGCGGCTGGCCGCGCCGATCGCCATCGTGATGCTGGCGATCACCGGCGCGCTGGCGGCGATGTGTTTCGTCAAGGTGTACGGCATCAGTTTCTGCGGCGCGCCACGTAGCGAGAAAGCCGCTCACGCCCGCGAAGTCCCCTGGCCGATGACGCTCGCCATGTTACTGCTGGCGTTGCTGTGCGTGCTGCTCGGCGTCGGCGCCAGCGTGGTGGTACCGGTGATGACCCGTATCGCGGCGGACCTGGCGCACACCCCGGAAGTCATGATGGCCGCGGGACTGGGCGTCTTCCCCGGCGACCACCTGCAAACCCGCCTTAATACGCCGCTGATTTTCATCCTGCTGCTGGCGCTGCCGTTGCTGCCGCTGATGCTCTACAGCCTGCTGCGCGGCCCGCGTCTCGGTTTTCGTCACAAAGGCACGCCCTGGGCCTGCGGCTACGGCTATGAATCCGCCATGTCGGCCTCGGCCGGCAGCTTTACCCAGCCGCTGCGGGTGATGTTCGCGCCGTTGTACCGCGTGCGCAAAACCCTCGACCCGGCGCCCGCGATGCAGCAGGCGCTGGAAAAGACCACGCAGGCGGCGGCGCGCGTCGAACCGGTATGGGACGACCACGTGGTGATGCCGGTGGTCAGCGGCGTGCAGCACATCAGCCGCGCGGTGCAATGGATTCAGCACGGCGATTTCCGGGTGTACTGCCTGTATGTGGTGGCGGCGCTGGTTGCCCTGCTACTGGCCACTCTGGCTTAA
- the gltP gene encoding glutamate/aspartate:proton symporter GltP codes for MKKQKVSLAWQILIALIIGIAVGAWLHENPADKQWVIVNVLSPAGDIFIRLIKMIVVPIVITTLVVGIAGVGDAKKLGRIGFKTILYFEVITTLAIVIGITLANVFQPGHGIDMSMLTRVDISQYEKTTEQVQSGSHSLVSTILSLIPPNIFAALAKGEMLPVIFFSVLFGLGLSSLAREQRDPLLNVFRSASETMFRVTNMIMRYAPVGVFALISVTVANFGFASLWPLAKLVILVYIAIVFFALVVLGAVARLCGLRITTLIRILKDELILAYSTASSETVLPRIIQKMEAYGAPKAITSFVVPTGYSFNLDGSTLYQSIAAIFIAQLYGIDLSLGQELVLVLTLMITSKGIAGVPGVSFVVLLATLGSVGIPLEGLAFIAGVDRILDMARTALNVVGNALAVLVVAKWEGQFDEEKARAYEQERATLAARPAGQE; via the coding sequence ATGAAAAAACAGAAAGTTAGCCTTGCCTGGCAAATCCTCATCGCGTTGATCATCGGTATTGCCGTTGGCGCCTGGTTGCATGAAAACCCGGCCGACAAACAATGGGTGATCGTCAACGTCCTAAGCCCGGCCGGGGATATTTTTATCCGGTTGATTAAGATGATTGTGGTGCCGATTGTGATCACCACGCTGGTAGTGGGCATCGCCGGCGTCGGCGACGCCAAAAAGCTGGGGCGCATCGGTTTCAAAACCATCCTGTATTTTGAAGTGATTACCACGCTGGCGATTGTGATCGGCATTACGCTGGCCAATGTGTTCCAGCCGGGGCACGGCATTGACATGTCGATGCTCACCCGGGTGGATATTTCTCAATACGAGAAAACCACCGAACAGGTGCAGAGCGGTTCGCACAGTCTGGTGAGCACCATTCTGTCGCTGATTCCTCCCAACATTTTCGCCGCGCTGGCCAAGGGCGAAATGCTGCCGGTGATCTTCTTCTCGGTGCTGTTTGGTCTTGGGTTGTCGTCGCTGGCGCGCGAACAGCGTGATCCGCTGTTGAACGTGTTCCGCAGCGCATCGGAAACCATGTTCCGCGTCACCAACATGATTATGCGCTACGCGCCGGTTGGGGTATTTGCGCTCATTTCCGTTACTGTCGCCAACTTCGGTTTCGCCTCGCTGTGGCCGCTCGCCAAGCTGGTGATTCTGGTGTACATCGCGATTGTGTTCTTTGCGCTGGTGGTGTTGGGCGCGGTGGCGCGGCTGTGCGGGCTGCGCATCACGACGCTGATCCGCATTCTGAAGGATGAGTTGATCCTGGCTTACTCCACCGCCAGTTCGGAAACGGTACTGCCGCGTATTATCCAGAAGATGGAAGCCTATGGCGCGCCGAAAGCTATTACCAGCTTTGTGGTGCCGACCGGTTACTCGTTCAATCTGGATGGCTCCACGTTGTATCAGAGTATCGCCGCCATTTTCATCGCCCAGCTTTACGGTATCGACCTGAGTCTGGGACAGGAGTTGGTGCTGGTACTGACGTTGATGATCACCTCCAAAGGCATTGCCGGCGTGCCGGGCGTCTCCTTTGTGGTACTGCTGGCGACGCTGGGTAGCGTCGGCATTCCGCTGGAAGGGCTGGCGTTTATCGCCGGGGTGGACCGCATTCTGGATATGGCGCGCACCGCGCTTAACGTAGTAGGCAATGCGTTGGCGGTGTTGGTGGTCGCCAAATGGGAAGGGCAGTTCGACGAAGAAAAAGCGCGCGCGTACGAGCAGGAACGGGCGACGCTGGCGGCACGTCCCGCCGGTCAGGAATAA
- the yghU gene encoding glutathione-dependent disulfide-bond oxidoreductase, which yields MTDSSEYVPPKVWTWNKTSGGLNRPIAGATHDKDLPVGRHPLQLYSLATPNGQKVTILLEELLALGHSGAEYDAWLIRIGNGDQFSSGFVAANPNSKIPALVDHSGPQPVRVFESGAILLYLAEKFGEFLPTDAAERAECLSWLFWQMGSAPYLGGGFGHFYAYAPVKIEYAIDRFAMETKRLLDVLNQRLAQSDYLAGSHYTIADIAAFPWYGGLVKGWLYDGAEFLSVHDYPHVVRWADAILARPAVQRGRMVNRLSGDPATQLHERHDASDFETQTQDKLSAPR from the coding sequence ATGACCGATTCATCCGAATACGTACCACCGAAAGTCTGGACCTGGAATAAAACCAGCGGCGGCCTCAATCGCCCGATCGCCGGCGCCACCCACGACAAAGACCTGCCGGTCGGCCGTCATCCGCTCCAGCTCTATTCGCTGGCGACGCCAAACGGCCAGAAAGTGACGATCCTGCTGGAAGAACTGCTGGCGCTTGGTCATAGCGGCGCGGAATACGACGCCTGGCTAATCAGAATCGGCAACGGCGATCAGTTCAGCAGTGGCTTCGTAGCAGCCAACCCCAATTCCAAGATCCCGGCGCTCGTCGACCACTCCGGGCCACAGCCGGTGCGGGTGTTTGAGTCAGGTGCTATTTTGCTTTATCTGGCGGAGAAGTTTGGCGAATTCCTGCCGACCGACGCGGCTGAACGCGCCGAATGCCTGTCCTGGCTGTTCTGGCAGATGGGCAGCGCGCCCTACCTTGGCGGCGGTTTCGGCCACTTCTACGCCTACGCGCCGGTCAAGATCGAATACGCTATCGATCGCTTCGCGATGGAAACCAAACGCCTGCTCGATGTCCTCAATCAGCGGCTTGCGCAAAGCGACTATCTGGCCGGTTCCCACTATACCATCGCCGACATCGCCGCGTTTCCCTGGTACGGCGGTCTGGTGAAAGGCTGGCTTTATGACGGCGCCGAATTTCTGTCCGTTCACGACTACCCACATGTGGTGCGCTGGGCGGACGCCATTCTCGCCCGCCCCGCAGTCCAGCGCGGCCGCATGGTCAACCGCCTGAGCGGCGATCCCGCCACCCAGTTGCATGAGCGTCACGACGCCAGCGACTTCGAGACGCAAACGCAGGACAAACTGTCGGCCCCGCGCTGA
- the hybG gene encoding hydrogenase maturation factor HybG has product MCLGIPGQVVEWASADHQLAWVDVCGVRREVNVALVLDDGQPSSLIGQWVLVHVGFAMSRLDEQEARDTLEALRQMEEVESDVGVFLAKSV; this is encoded by the coding sequence ATGTGTCTGGGAATTCCGGGGCAGGTGGTGGAATGGGCGTCGGCGGATCATCAACTGGCGTGGGTGGATGTGTGCGGCGTGCGGCGCGAAGTCAATGTGGCGCTGGTGCTGGACGACGGGCAGCCGTCATCGCTGATCGGCCAGTGGGTGCTGGTGCACGTCGGGTTTGCTATGAGCCGGCTGGACGAGCAGGAAGCGCGCGACACGCTGGAGGCGCTGCGGCAGATGGAAGAAGTCGAGTCGGATGTCGGCGTTTTTCTGGCTAAATCGGTTTGA
- a CDS encoding YdcF family protein, whose product MDLSDEMIHDLNGIASWLAQDDFPQAKTMSPDLMIIAGHAILPNIFGALTLAKNADIPVLLSGGIGHSTVLLQQAVKNNRLTAAIDSAGKSEAEILSRIAITVFGIAADNLFIESASRNCGENADFSRELVLDKKIARQEIILVQDPLMQRRTTETFLFSWNKKEMHSRFISWPVFTPSIIMIGGEPMITGGQMPEVWEIERYIAMVLGEVKRLRDDPNGYGPSGAGFIGHVDIPDDVAQAWQRLMRNSSLSERVR is encoded by the coding sequence ATGGATTTATCCGATGAAATGATTCACGACCTTAACGGTATTGCAAGCTGGCTGGCGCAGGATGATTTTCCGCAGGCGAAAACCATGAGTCCTGACCTGATGATTATCGCCGGTCATGCCATCTTACCCAATATTTTCGGCGCGCTGACACTGGCGAAGAACGCGGATATTCCGGTCTTATTGAGCGGCGGGATCGGGCATTCCACGGTGTTGTTGCAGCAGGCGGTAAAAAATAACCGCCTGACCGCCGCGATTGATTCCGCGGGTAAAAGTGAGGCGGAAATTCTCTCCCGCATCGCCATTACCGTATTCGGCATCGCTGCGGATAACCTATTCATTGAGAGCGCCTCCAGAAACTGTGGCGAAAACGCCGACTTTAGCCGGGAGTTGGTGCTTGATAAAAAAATAGCGCGCCAGGAAATTATTCTGGTGCAGGATCCCCTGATGCAACGGCGCACGACAGAAACCTTCCTGTTCAGCTGGAATAAGAAGGAAATGCACAGCCGGTTTATCAGTTGGCCGGTGTTTACCCCATCGATCATTATGATTGGCGGCGAGCCGATGATTACCGGCGGACAAATGCCGGAGGTGTGGGAAATAGAGCGTTATATCGCGATGGTTTTAGGCGAGGTGAAACGCCTGAGAGATGACCCGAACGGTTATGGCCCGTCAGGCGCCGGTTTTATTGGGCATGTGGATATACCTGACGACGTCGCACAGGCATGGCAACGACTGATGAGAAATTCGTCGCTGAGTGAGAGAGTCAGATAA
- a CDS encoding 4Fe-4S dicluster domain-containing protein, which yields MNRFVIAEPTRCIGCNTCMAACTQVHRQQGLQSHPRLTVERDANGTAPVLCRHCEDAPCARVCPVNAIRHQDNAVLLDENTCIGCKLCAIACPFGAITPSGSTPLATPATFDHHIPLSLLSDVPVSPPSIHPMLAWNAGVRSIAVKCDLCDFREQGPECVRVCPTHALYLVDDAALDDAIAAKRRQAAEWPEGNIPFSSTGTDREQTL from the coding sequence ATGAACCGCTTCGTCATTGCGGAGCCAACGCGTTGTATCGGATGCAACACTTGCATGGCGGCCTGTACGCAGGTGCATCGCCAGCAGGGCCTGCAGTCTCATCCGAGGCTGACGGTCGAGCGTGATGCCAACGGCACCGCACCAGTGTTATGCCGTCACTGTGAGGATGCGCCCTGCGCCAGAGTGTGCCCGGTCAACGCCATCAGGCATCAGGATAATGCCGTGTTGCTGGATGAAAACACCTGTATCGGCTGCAAACTGTGCGCCATCGCCTGCCCGTTCGGCGCCATCACGCCATCCGGCAGCACGCCGCTGGCAACGCCTGCCACGTTTGATCACCACATCCCGCTATCGCTGCTGTCCGATGTGCCGGTGAGTCCACCGTCGATTCACCCGATGCTGGCGTGGAACGCCGGAGTACGCAGCATCGCGGTGAAATGCGACCTGTGTGATTTCCGCGAACAGGGGCCGGAGTGTGTGCGCGTCTGCCCGACACACGCGCTGTATCTGGTGGATGACGCCGCGCTGGACGACGCTATCGCCGCCAAACGCCGTCAGGCGGCGGAATGGCCCGAAGGCAACATCCCTTTTTCCTCCACCGGGACTGACAGGGAGCAAACACTATGA
- the cbl gene encoding HTH-type transcriptional regulator Cbl encodes MNFQQLKIIRESARCNYNLTEVANTLFTSQSGVSRHIRELEEELGIEIFIRRGKRLLGMTEPGKELLVMAERILNDANHIRRLANLFSDNDVGQLVIATTHTQARYSLPGVIKEFRALYPQVQLVLNQGTPDEIVAMLESGEADIGIATEQLMNVNSLAAFPYYRWHHVILVPEGHALAQEPAVTLDKLSAVPLITYRQGITGRSRIDRAFAAAGLTPHISISAQDSDVIKTYVELGLGVGIVADMSFDATRDPGLVRLDARHLFEASTVWLGLKRGQLQRNYTWKFIQLCNPELTQDDIKARVFAEDNEAVIDYQI; translated from the coding sequence GTGAACTTTCAACAACTGAAGATTATCCGTGAATCGGCGCGGTGCAACTATAACCTGACCGAAGTCGCCAATACCCTGTTCACTTCCCAGTCTGGCGTAAGCCGTCACATCCGCGAACTGGAAGAAGAACTGGGTATTGAGATTTTTATCCGCCGCGGCAAACGCCTGCTGGGCATGACGGAACCGGGCAAAGAGCTGCTGGTCATGGCCGAACGTATTCTTAACGACGCCAATCATATCCGGCGGCTGGCGAACCTGTTCAGCGACAACGACGTCGGGCAACTGGTGATCGCCACCACTCACACGCAGGCGCGCTATAGCCTGCCGGGGGTGATCAAGGAATTTCGCGCGCTCTACCCGCAGGTGCAACTGGTGCTCAATCAGGGCACGCCGGACGAAATCGTGGCGATGCTGGAATCCGGCGAGGCGGACATTGGCATCGCCACCGAGCAACTGATGAACGTGAATTCGCTGGCGGCGTTTCCTTATTACCGCTGGCATCATGTCATTCTGGTGCCGGAAGGGCACGCGCTGGCGCAAGAGCCGGCGGTCACGCTGGATAAACTCAGCGCGGTGCCGCTGATTACTTATCGGCAGGGCATCACCGGCCGTTCCCGTATCGATCGGGCGTTCGCCGCCGCCGGCCTGACGCCGCATATTTCCATCAGCGCGCAGGACTCGGATGTGATCAAAACCTACGTCGAACTGGGGCTGGGGGTGGGCATCGTCGCCGACATGTCGTTTGACGCCACACGTGATCCCGGTCTGGTGCGGCTGGATGCGCGTCACCTGTTTGAGGCCAGCACGGTCTGGCTGGGCCTCAAGCGCGGTCAGTTGCAGCGCAACTACACCTGGAAGTTTATTCAACTGTGCAACCCGGAGCTGACGCAGGATGACATCAAAGCACGGGTGTTCGCCGAAGACAACGAAGCAGTGATCGATTATCAGATCTGA
- a CDS encoding Gfo/Idh/MocA family protein — protein MKIALVGAGKIVLSCLDALKDIEGIDIAALCVRQGSLQKGEALKNQYNIHSIYTDYDAMLQDGNIDFVYLGIPNHLHFSYSHKALSAGKHVICEKPFTSNYAQLLELVTLAKSTGRYLFEAITSIHTPGFNYLKTHVADIGEIKLVQANYSQYSSRYNDYVNGIVHPAFDPAASGGALYDINLYNIYNVCALFGAPESVSYHCNKGHNGIDTSGILVMNYGEFIAVCTGAKDSASPGYFTVQGTAGYVKVTDIPSVCKHVEFSQAGTLIKHDDTTDKNHMIYEFEAFRNIVSAQDMPRCHELLDIALNVSKVLEQARECCGIDFPLTQE, from the coding sequence ATGAAAATCGCGCTGGTAGGGGCAGGTAAAATAGTGCTGTCCTGTCTTGATGCATTAAAAGACATAGAGGGCATTGATATTGCGGCGTTATGCGTCCGACAGGGAAGTCTGCAAAAAGGCGAGGCATTAAAAAACCAATATAATATCCATTCGATTTATACCGATTACGATGCAATGTTGCAGGATGGCAACATTGATTTTGTTTATCTTGGGATACCCAATCACCTGCATTTTTCCTATTCGCATAAAGCGTTGTCCGCCGGAAAGCATGTCATTTGTGAAAAGCCGTTCACGTCAAATTATGCGCAATTGCTGGAATTGGTCACGCTGGCGAAATCAACAGGGCGTTATCTTTTTGAAGCGATTACCTCGATCCATACTCCCGGTTTTAATTATCTGAAGACTCATGTCGCTGACATCGGTGAGATTAAGCTTGTACAGGCAAATTACTCGCAATATTCAAGCCGCTATAATGACTACGTCAATGGCATCGTGCATCCGGCGTTTGATCCCGCTGCATCGGGCGGCGCGCTTTACGATATCAACTTATATAACATTTATAATGTCTGCGCTTTATTTGGCGCGCCGGAAAGCGTGAGTTATCACTGTAATAAGGGACACAACGGCATTGATACGTCAGGTATTCTGGTCATGAATTACGGGGAATTTATTGCTGTTTGCACCGGCGCGAAAGATTCGGCCAGCCCGGGGTATTTCACCGTTCAGGGGACGGCTGGTTATGTGAAAGTTACCGATATACCGAGCGTATGTAAGCATGTTGAATTTTCGCAAGCGGGAACGCTGATAAAACATGACGACACCACGGATAAAAATCACATGATTTATGAGTTTGAGGCATTCAGGAATATTGTTAGCGCACAGGATATGCCACGGTGCCATGAATTGCTGGATATTGCCCTGAACGTCTCTAAGGTGCTGGAGCAGGCCAGAGAATGTTGCGGTATTGATTTCCCTCTCACGCAGGAATAA
- a CDS encoding autotransporter outer membrane beta-barrel domain-containing protein: MLLIRKAFKRPYPVNVINLYICWCLAYVFSVRDKAYVLLTITVLFLYTLTGEAETFNSTVVFGDSLSDAGNLSQALGLGIARFTTNPGETAVMYVAEGLGLSATDSSSGGTNNAWGGAGVLNNYSLGIIFSPTIQAQVNNYLRDNTVNASTLYQMWAGSNDIYALYESAPDTPTAEIIPVAEAEISLLSSLHNAGGKYAVVYNMSNLSATPDAKINDRQEKYQEVVTQYNQTLNNGLNALSKNGLNIIPVNTYGLLNEIMANPSAYGIINTTSGACDTISSLLCTSNDYTSGTEYSYFFADNVHPTTGVNKMLASVVLSEIAAPGKISLLSKGPLAATQSQYTLLRNEILADTSGSATRVFLGGDYRHARSPDNTLSTSGNNRFISVGGDLKLSENVNAGAVVTLSNQQAAIDDAGYKLYDDSIALYEVYHLDHAWLSAFFNTGRSNFDDVYRTIHIGPANRRESGSVKGHHLGGGIDGGWWFNLGPVKTGPFARLERQFVKVYGYSERGDDSSAMWFSAQRRNSLVSGLGWRAQGQWSVFGLDISPFAEIARNHDYMTHAPQVTAGLNTMNGSFSMSGAVSEKNWDSADAGVMLNITTNLHTWLQYSSQFGGNARKGDYGVSAGLEYAFR, translated from the coding sequence ATGTTACTGATCCGAAAAGCCTTCAAAAGGCCTTATCCTGTCAATGTTATTAATCTGTATATCTGTTGGTGTTTGGCTTATGTATTTAGTGTGCGAGATAAAGCCTATGTATTACTTACTATTACTGTCCTATTCCTTTATACCCTGACCGGAGAGGCGGAAACGTTCAATAGCACGGTCGTTTTCGGCGATAGTTTAAGCGACGCGGGTAACCTTTCACAGGCATTAGGGCTTGGTATTGCAAGATTTACAACCAATCCCGGAGAAACCGCCGTCATGTATGTCGCAGAAGGGTTAGGTCTGTCGGCTACAGATTCATCCTCCGGGGGGACTAACAATGCCTGGGGTGGCGCCGGCGTACTTAATAATTACTCATTGGGTATAATTTTCTCACCGACCATTCAGGCTCAGGTTAATAACTACCTGAGAGATAATACTGTCAACGCGTCGACACTTTATCAAATGTGGGCAGGCTCCAATGATATCTATGCGCTTTACGAGTCTGCGCCCGATACCCCAACCGCTGAAATTATCCCTGTGGCAGAGGCTGAGATATCATTATTAAGTAGCCTGCACAATGCAGGTGGGAAATACGCTGTGGTTTATAATATGTCTAACCTCAGCGCCACGCCTGACGCAAAGATTAATGACCGACAGGAAAAATATCAAGAGGTTGTAACCCAATACAATCAGACCTTAAATAATGGCCTGAATGCACTGAGTAAAAATGGGCTTAATATCATTCCGGTAAATACCTATGGACTACTGAATGAAATAATGGCGAACCCATCAGCCTATGGCATTATCAACACCACCAGCGGTGCCTGCGATACAATATCATCGCTATTATGCACCTCGAATGATTACACCAGCGGAACAGAATATAGCTATTTTTTCGCTGATAACGTTCACCCCACAACGGGTGTCAACAAGATGCTTGCCAGTGTCGTGCTATCTGAAATTGCCGCGCCCGGTAAAATCTCACTGCTGAGCAAAGGCCCATTAGCGGCCACCCAATCGCAGTACACGTTGCTGCGTAATGAAATCCTGGCCGATACAAGCGGGAGCGCGACCCGAGTCTTCCTTGGCGGTGATTACCGCCACGCCCGCTCACCCGACAATACCCTGTCAACCAGCGGCAATAACCGCTTTATTTCGGTTGGCGGCGACCTGAAACTTAGTGAAAACGTTAACGCAGGCGCGGTGGTGACGCTTTCTAATCAACAGGCCGCTATTGATGACGCAGGTTATAAGCTCTATGACGACAGCATCGCGCTTTACGAGGTCTATCACCTCGATCATGCCTGGCTGAGCGCATTCTTCAACACTGGTCGATCCAACTTTGATGATGTTTATCGTACCATTCATATTGGCCCGGCAAATCGCCGAGAATCCGGCTCAGTGAAAGGACATCACCTTGGCGGCGGCATTGATGGTGGCTGGTGGTTCAATCTGGGGCCAGTTAAAACAGGCCCTTTTGCCCGTCTGGAGCGCCAGTTCGTCAAGGTATACGGCTACAGTGAGCGTGGGGATGACAGTTCCGCCATGTGGTTCTCCGCGCAACGTCGTAATTCTCTGGTTTCCGGTCTTGGCTGGCGTGCTCAGGGGCAGTGGTCGGTATTCGGTTTGGATATCAGCCCTTTCGCCGAGATCGCCAGGAATCATGACTACATGACTCATGCCCCGCAGGTAACGGCCGGATTGAACACTATGAATGGTTCTTTCTCTATGTCGGGGGCGGTTTCAGAGAAAAATTGGGACTCGGCAGACGCCGGGGTTATGCTGAATATCACCACCAATCTGCACACATGGTTGCAATATTCCAGTCAGTTTGGTGGTAACGCCAGGAAAGGTGATTATGGCGTCAGTGCCGGTCTTGAATATGCCTTCAGATAG